A region of Chloroflexota bacterium DNA encodes the following proteins:
- a CDS encoding (2Fe-2S)-binding protein, producing MPKLIVNGKTSQVEAGKKLVLAIEEAGVGIGHRCGGNARCTTCRVEFENGEPAEMTRAEYNKLKNNGTLGQFRLSCQIVVNADMTVKPLVTAENTPQWNGDTGPDPEANVTPEAEWFEKAELGE from the coding sequence ATGCCTAAATTAATTGTTAATGGAAAAACTAGCCAGGTTGAAGCCGGAAAAAAATTGGTTCTGGCCATCGAAGAAGCCGGAGTTGGCATCGGTCATCGTTGTGGAGGAAATGCGCGCTGTACAACTTGTCGCGTGGAATTCGAGAACGGCGAACCCGCTGAAATGACGCGTGCCGAATACAACAAACTCAAGAATAATGGCACATTAGGCCAATTCCGCCTGTCCTGCCAGATTGTGGTCAACGCGGATATGACTGTCAAACCGCTGGTCACCGCCGAGAATACCCCCCAGTGGAACGGCGATACCGGCCCGGACCCAGAGGCCAACGTCACGCCTGAAGCGGAATGG